A DNA window from Chryseobacterium scophthalmum contains the following coding sequences:
- a CDS encoding heavy metal translocating P-type ATPase yields MSENCFHCGQGIEKERISFDEKIFCCTGCKSVYEILNTNNLSNFYELNKKAGIRPEENSSQFDYLDTKEIFDRVTDFSEGNTSLVTFRIPVIHCSSCIWLLESLHTLHKNIHYSQVNFTRKTLQVSFNHNELKLSELAKFLTNLGYKPAINLETAEKNEDNLDKSLLVKLAIAGFAFGNGMFLAFPEYIGGEDYWMEHYKGLFRVLMFLLSVPVVFYSASDYYKSAWYGLKNKIVNIDVPIVLGIFVLFGRSIYEIATDYGPGYFDTLCGLLFFMLLGKIFQKRTYSSLSYDRDYKSFYPIAVTKVDFNGKQENILLSEIKIGDRILVRNHEIIPVDAILISGNGNIDNSFITGESESISKNPGDKIFAGGKQIGSSLELEVIKNVDQSYLTQLWNKEAFKKHETGLDTLINDISKYFTFIILGIALVAGIYWYFIDLETMFQVISAVLIIACPCALALSSPFTFGHIMRILGRNKFYVKDTLTIEKIAKVDTLVFDKTGTITHRKKSNIRYEGSEIQEFDLLNIKSLVKNSNHPLSKSLYEFLEVKDDYFPVDNFEEISGKGYEASVRGNIYKIGSAKYNNQESKNLETAVYISKNNEFIGKFIFKNEYRENLRNLFTKLINYKIFILSGDNSSEENQLKEIIPNYSSMAFNQNPEDKLNYIKDLQDKGLKVIMLGDGLNDAGALKQSNVGIAISDDSNSFTPSSDVIMNGEKVSQLDNYLNVCKGSITIVKLTFLISFLYNVVGLTFAVTGNMSPLFAALIMPASSITVISFTTISTWILGRKYFKKQP; encoded by the coding sequence AAGGGATAGAAAAAGAAAGAATTTCTTTTGACGAAAAAATTTTCTGTTGTACCGGCTGCAAATCTGTTTATGAAATTTTAAATACCAATAATCTCAGTAATTTTTACGAGCTAAATAAAAAAGCGGGCATCAGACCTGAAGAAAATTCTTCTCAATTTGATTACCTCGACACCAAAGAAATTTTTGACAGAGTTACAGATTTTTCTGAAGGCAATACAAGTCTTGTCACGTTCAGAATTCCGGTAATCCACTGTTCTTCTTGCATTTGGCTATTAGAAAGCCTTCATACTTTACATAAAAACATTCATTATTCTCAGGTAAACTTCACAAGAAAGACGTTACAGGTTTCTTTCAATCATAACGAATTAAAATTAAGCGAATTAGCTAAATTTTTAACCAATCTTGGGTACAAACCCGCAATCAATCTTGAAACAGCCGAAAAAAACGAAGACAATTTAGACAAATCTTTATTGGTAAAACTTGCGATTGCAGGATTTGCTTTCGGTAACGGAATGTTTTTGGCCTTCCCGGAATATATCGGCGGCGAAGATTACTGGATGGAGCATTACAAAGGTTTATTCCGAGTCTTAATGTTTTTGCTTTCCGTTCCGGTTGTATTTTATTCTGCATCTGATTATTACAAATCTGCTTGGTATGGTTTAAAAAACAAAATCGTCAATATCGACGTTCCTATTGTTTTGGGAATTTTTGTGCTGTTCGGAAGAAGTATCTATGAAATCGCTACCGATTACGGTCCGGGATATTTTGATACTTTGTGCGGACTTCTGTTTTTCATGCTTTTAGGAAAAATCTTCCAGAAAAGAACGTACAGTTCGCTTTCTTATGACAGAGATTATAAATCATTTTACCCGATTGCAGTAACTAAAGTTGATTTTAATGGAAAGCAGGAGAACATTTTGCTTTCAGAAATTAAAATTGGTGACAGAATTTTAGTAAGAAACCACGAAATCATTCCTGTAGACGCCATTTTGATTAGCGGAAACGGAAATATCGACAATAGTTTTATCACAGGAGAAAGTGAAAGTATTTCTAAAAATCCGGGGGATAAAATCTTTGCCGGAGGAAAGCAGATCGGTTCATCTTTGGAGCTTGAAGTTATTAAAAACGTTGACCAAAGTTATCTTACCCAACTCTGGAATAAAGAAGCTTTCAAAAAACACGAGACCGGACTTGATACTTTAATCAACGACATCAGTAAATATTTCACCTTTATTATTTTAGGAATTGCGCTTGTTGCCGGAATTTATTGGTACTTCATTGATTTGGAAACCATGTTCCAGGTTATCTCTGCCGTTTTAATTATTGCCTGTCCTTGTGCTTTGGCATTGTCTTCTCCGTTTACTTTCGGTCACATTATGAGAATTTTAGGCCGAAATAAATTTTACGTAAAAGATACTTTAACGATTGAAAAAATTGCAAAAGTCGATACTTTAGTTTTCGATAAAACCGGAACAATTACTCACAGAAAAAAATCAAACATCAGATACGAAGGTTCTGAAATTCAGGAATTTGATTTATTAAATATTAAAAGTTTAGTTAAAAACTCAAATCATCCGCTTTCCAAATCTTTGTATGAATTTCTGGAAGTAAAAGATGATTATTTCCCTGTTGATAATTTTGAAGAAATCTCAGGAAAAGGCTACGAAGCAAGTGTACGAGGAAATATTTATAAAATAGGTTCTGCAAAATACAATAATCAGGAGTCTAAAAATCTTGAAACTGCAGTTTACATCAGCAAAAACAATGAGTTTATCGGAAAATTTATTTTTAAAAATGAATACCGAGAAAACCTTAGAAATCTTTTCACAAAACTGATCAATTATAAGATTTTCATTCTGAGCGGAGACAATTCTTCTGAAGAAAATCAGCTTAAAGAAATCATCCCCAATTACAGCTCGATGGCGTTTAACCAAAACCCAGAAGACAAACTGAATTACATCAAGGATCTTCAGGATAAAGGCTTAAAAGTAATTATGCTTGGTGACGGTTTAAATGATGCCGGAGCTTTAAAACAAAGTAACGTAGGAATCGCAATTTCTGACGACAGCAACAGCTTTACACCATCTTCGGATGTCATTATGAATGGAGAAAAAGTATCACAACTTGATAATTATTTAAACGTTTGTAAAGGTTCGATCACCATTGTAAAACTGACCTTCCTGATTAGTTTTTTATACAATGTTGTTGGTTTAACCTTTGCTGTAACCGGAAATATGAGTCCGCTATTTGCAGCTTTAATTATGCCTGCAAGTTCGATTACCGTCATTTCTTTCACAACGATTTCTACCTGGATTCTTGGGAGAAAATATTTCAAAAAACAGCCTTAA
- the ccoS gene encoding cbb3-type cytochrome oxidase assembly protein CcoS, with the protein MDILYLMILCSVSLAVVFLVVFIVFARKGQFEDDESPAVRILFDSDEIKEKEDTGNNNDKKKGDNNKFEEKSE; encoded by the coding sequence ATGGATATTCTATATTTAATGATCTTATGCAGCGTTTCTTTGGCTGTAGTTTTTCTGGTCGTATTTATAGTTTTCGCCAGAAAAGGGCAGTTTGAAGATGACGAATCTCCAGCTGTGAGAATACTTTTTGACTCCGATGAAATAAAGGAAAAAGAAGACACTGGCAACAACAACGATAAGAAAAAAGGAGATAATAATAAATTTGAAGAAAAAAGTGAATAG
- the ccoN gene encoding cytochrome-c oxidase, cbb3-type subunit I — protein METQKFSYDNSIVRAFLYATIVFGIIGFVFGLTAALMLFYPELPEFLFGTDDTTINSLASGNIQGLINTNGALGFGRIRMLHTNTVIFAFVCNIVYVGVYYSTQRLLKTRMYSDTLSWIHFWTWQFMIVATFITFFMGINTSKEYAEHEWPIDILIAVSWIIFGANMILTIAKRRVRHLYVAIWFYLGTWVAVAMLHIFNNLEVPLTFSGWKSYSAYAGAKDAIVQWWYGHNAVAFVLTTPVLGLMYYFLPKAADRPVFSYKLSIIHFWSLIFVYIWAGPHHLQYTALPAWAQAVGTGFSIMLIAPSWGGMLNGLLTLRGAWDKVRENPILKFFVVAVTCYGMATFEGPLLATKNINKIGHFTDWVIGHVHLGALGWNGFMAFGVIYYLVPIMWRTKMWSVKLANWHFWLGTLGIIFYAVPMYIAGFTQGLMWKQFNPDGTLLWKNWLDTVTAIIPYFKMRFLGGLFYLSGGLLMVVNVYMTIKKGSFQKEVPAEAPALANISNRRKEGEGLHLWLERMPILMTVLALLTISIGSMVEIIPTLSLKKSVPTISAVKPYSPLELEGRDLYIREGCNACHSQMVRPFRDEIVRFNGKNGQYSKAGEFVYDRPFLWGSKRTGPDLHREGGKNPSSWHYKHMYNPRQTSAGSIMPRYPWLISNNLDRSQMVDKIKFMKNTYDVPYTKAQIDTADKWADNQAAKIVKDIFVEAADVKKVYENKPKGELEKKEIIALIAYLQRLGTDIKTTEIKTASN, from the coding sequence ATGGAGACACAAAAGTTTAGTTATGACAACAGTATTGTTCGTGCATTCCTTTACGCGACCATAGTTTTTGGAATTATAGGTTTCGTGTTTGGACTTACGGCAGCATTGATGCTTTTCTATCCTGAGCTTCCTGAGTTTTTGTTTGGAACTGACGATACAACAATCAACAGTCTTGCATCAGGAAACATACAAGGGTTAATTAATACCAACGGTGCGTTAGGGTTTGGTAGAATAAGAATGCTACACACCAACACGGTAATCTTTGCATTCGTATGTAATATCGTTTATGTAGGGGTTTACTACTCTACCCAAAGATTATTAAAAACAAGAATGTACAGCGATACTTTATCGTGGATTCATTTCTGGACATGGCAATTTATGATTGTTGCTACGTTTATCACATTCTTTATGGGGATCAACACTTCAAAAGAATATGCTGAGCACGAGTGGCCAATCGATATACTAATCGCAGTTTCGTGGATCATTTTCGGAGCGAACATGATTTTAACGATTGCAAAAAGAAGAGTAAGACATCTTTACGTAGCTATTTGGTTCTATCTTGGAACTTGGGTTGCTGTAGCGATGCTTCACATATTCAACAACTTAGAAGTACCTTTAACGTTCTCTGGCTGGAAATCTTATTCAGCGTATGCAGGAGCAAAAGATGCCATCGTACAATGGTGGTATGGTCATAATGCGGTAGCATTCGTATTGACGACTCCGGTTTTAGGTTTAATGTATTATTTCTTACCTAAAGCGGCTGACAGACCTGTATTTTCATACAAACTATCAATCATTCACTTTTGGTCATTGATTTTCGTATATATCTGGGCTGGTCCTCATCACCTTCAGTATACAGCTTTACCGGCATGGGCACAAGCAGTGGGAACTGGATTCTCAATTATGCTTATCGCTCCATCTTGGGGAGGAATGCTGAATGGTCTTCTTACATTAAGAGGAGCTTGGGATAAAGTAAGAGAAAATCCTATCTTGAAATTCTTCGTAGTTGCAGTTACTTGTTATGGTATGGCAACATTTGAAGGACCTCTTTTGGCAACAAAAAACATCAATAAAATTGGTCACTTTACAGACTGGGTTATCGGTCACGTACATTTAGGAGCATTAGGATGGAATGGTTTCATGGCATTCGGTGTTATCTATTATTTGGTACCGATCATGTGGAGAACCAAAATGTGGTCTGTAAAATTAGCTAACTGGCATTTCTGGTTGGGTACTTTAGGGATTATTTTCTACGCAGTACCAATGTATATCGCAGGATTTACTCAAGGTTTGATGTGGAAACAATTCAACCCGGACGGAACTTTATTGTGGAAAAACTGGTTAGATACTGTTACTGCAATTATTCCTTACTTTAAAATGAGATTCTTAGGTGGTTTATTCTATCTTTCAGGAGGTCTTTTAATGGTAGTGAACGTTTACATGACAATCAAAAAAGGATCTTTCCAAAAAGAAGTTCCTGCAGAAGCACCTGCTTTGGCTAACATCAGCAACAGACGTAAAGAAGGAGAAGGTCTTCACCTTTGGTTAGAAAGAATGCCAATCTTGATGACAGTTTTAGCATTACTTACTATCTCTATAGGAAGTATGGTAGAAATTATTCCTACTTTATCATTAAAGAAAAGTGTACCTACAATTTCTGCGGTGAAACCTTATTCACCATTAGAATTAGAAGGTAGAGATTTATATATTCGTGAAGGTTGTAACGCTTGTCACTCACAAATGGTAAGACCATTCAGAGACGAGATTGTAAGATTTAACGGTAAAAACGGACAGTACTCTAAAGCTGGAGAATTTGTTTACGACAGACCTTTCCTTTGGGGATCTAAAAGAACTGGACCAGATTTACATAGAGAAGGTGGTAAAAACCCAAGTTCTTGGCACTACAAGCATATGTATAACCCAAGACAAACGTCTGCAGGTTCTATTATGCCACGTTACCCATGGTTGATTTCAAATAATCTTGACCGTTCTCAAATGGTAGACAAAATCAAGTTCATGAAAAATACCTACGATGTACCTTATACAAAAGCTCAGATTGATACTGCAGATAAATGGGCAGACAATCAGGCAGCGAAAATTGTAAAAGATATCTTCGTAGAAGCGGCTGACGTTAAAAAAGTGTACGAGAACAAACCTAAAGGAGAATTAGAGAAAAAAGAGATTATCGCTCTTATCGCTTATCTTCAGAGATTGGGTACTGATATTAAAACGACAGAAATAAAAACAGCTAGTAACTAA
- a CDS encoding cbb3-type cytochrome oxidase subunit 3 — MIPQNFKDILSNTENAGLYQTLALIFFMLFFVALIIYVFSRPKKYYKEEEHAPLGDDEDDFNLKN, encoded by the coding sequence ATGATTCCTCAAAACTTTAAAGATATATTATCCAATACTGAAAATGCAGGTTTGTATCAAACATTGGCTCTGATTTTCTTTATGTTGTTTTTCGTTGCTTTGATAATCTATGTTTTTAGCAGGCCTAAAAAATATTACAAAGAAGAAGAGCACGCTCCGCTTGGGGATGACGAAGATGATTTTAATTTAAAAAATTAA
- a CDS encoding cbb3-type cytochrome c oxidase N-terminal domain-containing protein, protein MRQRTPVVVNILIITVLLVIFYYLFVQSYSFLASPYFWGTVVISAILAYIHSAIGDLIENNKFKKLTAEEKSAYLAEKKIPFLRRQYDAAFKKQSDTHEKDILIDHGFDGIMELDNQLPKWWLGLFYFGTVFCIVYICAYAFTDFAHPISEYDKEYKEQEAAIAIYLADQPPVTIESAVFSEDNIAAGEEVFKTNCVSCHSDGGKGGIGPNLTDNFWHNQPEKTLFKNVFHVVENGVTGTAMQAWGKNGVLTGTDIQNVAAYVYSINQLKKPITPAEGGAPPYGDEAHWEKQ, encoded by the coding sequence ATGAGACAAAGAACACCGGTTGTTGTAAACATTTTAATAATAACAGTATTATTAGTAATATTTTATTATTTATTTGTTCAGAGCTACTCGTTTTTAGCTTCACCATATTTCTGGGGAACTGTTGTGATCAGTGCTATTTTAGCATACATTCACAGCGCTATCGGAGATTTGATTGAGAACAATAAATTTAAAAAATTAACGGCTGAAGAAAAGTCTGCTTACTTAGCTGAAAAGAAAATTCCTTTCTTGAGAAGACAGTATGATGCAGCTTTCAAAAAGCAATCAGATACTCACGAAAAAGATATTTTGATCGACCACGGTTTCGACGGAATTATGGAATTAGACAATCAATTACCAAAATGGTGGTTAGGTTTATTCTATTTCGGAACTGTATTCTGTATCGTTTATATCTGTGCTTATGCTTTTACCGATTTTGCTCATCCTATCAGCGAATATGATAAAGAGTATAAGGAACAAGAAGCTGCAATTGCAATATATCTTGCAGATCAACCACCAGTAACAATAGAATCAGCAGTTTTCTCTGAAGACAATATTGCAGCAGGTGAAGAAGTTTTCAAAACCAACTGTGTATCTTGTCACTCAGACGGTGGTAAAGGAGGTATCGGTCCTAACTTGACAGATAATTTCTGGCACAACCAACCTGAGAAAACATTATTCAAAAACGTATTCCACGTAGTTGAAAATGGAGTTACAGGAACTGCAATGCAGGCTTGGGGAAAAAATGGAGTTTTAACCGGTACAGACATTCAGAATGTTGCCGCTTACGTTTACTCTATCAACCAGCTTAAAAAACCAATTACACCTGCAGAAGGCGGCGCACCACCATATGGTGATGAAGCTCATTGGGAAAAACAGTAA
- the ccoG gene encoding cytochrome c oxidase accessory protein CcoG produces the protein MSKIDEDIARGGQGQVLDPETYRDSIGTMEQSGKRKWVFPKKPKGKYTNYRNLVSYILLVVYFAVPFIKINGNPFFLFNVIDREFFIAGQPFYPQDFFILTLGAIASLIFIIIFTIAFGRIFCGWICPQTIFMESVFRKIEYLIEGDRNKQMKLDRQEWNTEKIWKRSLKWSVYVVISLIITHFMFMYIVGYEEVFNIVSEGPFANPTNFIVMILFTAAFYFVFAWFREQVCTLVCPYGRLQGVLIDKETINVFYDFKRGENRSKWRKGEDRKAAGKGDCIDCYQCVVVCPTGIDIRDGQQLECVNCTACIDACDEVMEKVGLPKGLVRYASEKEIETGAPYKFTGRMKGFAVVLVLLVGFLGYLLSSRGEMEAKFIKPAGSTFFVREGKIINTYNYTFLNKTNDKKIVTIKVIEPAHAEVGYSASSKITVERDKISKGTINISFPEAEMNLSKQNITIGVYDMKGKLIDSYQTYFEGPFKLQF, from the coding sequence ATGTCAAAAATAGATGAAGACATCGCTCGCGGTGGACAAGGACAGGTCTTAGACCCTGAAACCTATAGAGATTCTATAGGCACAATGGAACAATCCGGTAAAAGAAAGTGGGTTTTTCCTAAAAAACCAAAAGGTAAATACACCAACTACAGAAATCTGGTAAGCTATATTTTACTGGTTGTGTATTTTGCCGTTCCATTTATAAAAATCAATGGAAACCCTTTCTTTTTGTTTAACGTTATCGATAGAGAATTCTTTATTGCAGGACAGCCTTTTTATCCGCAAGATTTTTTCATCCTTACATTAGGCGCTATTGCATCTCTTATTTTCATTATTATTTTTACGATTGCATTCGGAAGAATTTTCTGCGGGTGGATTTGCCCTCAGACAATTTTTATGGAATCTGTCTTTCGTAAAATAGAATATCTGATCGAAGGAGACCGAAATAAGCAAATGAAGCTTGACAGACAGGAGTGGAATACAGAAAAGATCTGGAAAAGAAGTTTAAAGTGGTCGGTTTACGTTGTTATTTCTTTAATCATTACCCATTTTATGTTTATGTACATTGTGGGATATGAGGAAGTATTTAACATTGTTTCTGAAGGGCCATTTGCCAATCCTACCAACTTTATCGTAATGATTTTATTTACGGCAGCTTTTTACTTTGTATTCGCATGGTTTAGAGAGCAAGTTTGTACATTGGTTTGTCCGTACGGAAGATTACAGGGCGTTTTAATTGATAAAGAAACCATCAACGTATTTTACGATTTTAAAAGAGGTGAAAACCGTTCTAAATGGAGAAAAGGTGAAGACCGAAAAGCCGCAGGAAAAGGCGATTGTATAGACTGTTATCAGTGTGTTGTAGTTTGTCCTACCGGAATTGACATCAGAGACGGGCAACAGCTAGAATGTGTAAACTGTACTGCCTGTATCGATGCTTGTGACGAAGTAATGGAAAAAGTAGGCTTACCGAAAGGTTTGGTACGTTATGCATCCGAAAAAGAAATAGAAACCGGAGCTCCGTATAAATTTACCGGAAGAATGAAAGGTTTCGCTGTCGTTTTGGTTTTATTGGTTGGATTCTTAGGATACTTACTTTCAAGCCGTGGCGAGATGGAAGCAAAATTCATTAAACCGGCAGGAAGTACATTCTTTGTAAGAGAAGGAAAAATCATCAATACGTATAACTATACTTTCTTAAATAAAACAAACGACAAAAAGATTGTTACCATTAAAGTAATAGAACCTGCGCATGCAGAAGTGGGTTACAGCGCATCAAGCAAAATTACTGTAGAACGTGACAAGATTTCTAAAGGTACCATCAACATCAGTTTCCCGGAAGCAGAAATGAATTTGTCTAAACAAAACATCACCATCGGCGTTTATGATATGAAAGGAAAGTTGATCGATTCTTATCAGACGTACTTCGAAGGACCTTTTAAATTACAGTTTTAA
- a CDS encoding FixH family protein: protein MKNFTWGHGIFLALASFIIFILSMVFLFPNGQKNSEMVTDKYYEEELLYQSVIDAKKRADELAEKPAYSQSPEGIKLTFPKDINNSNTVVSFVLNRSDDQNLDVKKTVKLDVSNSFVIPSSVLKNGNYTLRLHWIKDKIDYRLDYDVIWK from the coding sequence ATGAAAAATTTCACTTGGGGACACGGCATTTTTTTAGCTTTAGCCTCTTTCATTATATTTATTTTATCAATGGTTTTTCTTTTTCCAAACGGACAGAAAAACTCTGAAATGGTGACCGACAAATATTACGAAGAAGAACTTCTTTACCAGTCTGTAATTGATGCTAAAAAGCGTGCAGATGAGCTTGCAGAAAAGCCAGCTTATTCTCAATCCCCTGAAGGAATTAAATTAACCTTCCCGAAAGATATCAACAATTCAAATACTGTGGTAAGTTTTGTTTTAAACAGATCTGATGATCAGAATTTAGACGTTAAAAAAACGGTAAAACTAGATGTGAGCAACTCTTTTGTTATTCCTTCATCAGTTTTAAAAAACGGAAATTATACCTTAAGACTCCATTGGATAAAAGATAAAATCGACTACAGACTCGATTATGACGTGATATGGAAATAG
- a CDS encoding sulfite exporter TauE/SafE family protein — protein MEIALIISAIGLGFASGFHCIGMCGPIALSMGLTKKQATNYYLQNLTYQFGRIATYAFLGAILGIVGQGFEMAGFQQYLTIGVGILLIIMALFSFGGKDFASKIPFISKFLFKVKSNLGKLLQRADYRSRFTTGILNGFLPCGMVYMALTASLASGGIWQGASFMALFGLGTLPFMFTVVLVGNLMNQAFRIKVLKFVPAVMIILGGLFILRGLELGIPYISPPSEAMKVSPEHDVNCHNTEPNHKHNPATCH, from the coding sequence ATGGAAATAGCATTGATTATATCTGCAATTGGTTTAGGCTTCGCATCCGGTTTTCACTGTATCGGAATGTGTGGTCCCATTGCGTTATCAATGGGTCTGACCAAAAAGCAAGCTACTAATTACTATCTTCAAAATCTTACCTATCAATTTGGAAGAATTGCAACTTACGCTTTTTTAGGCGCAATTTTAGGAATTGTAGGTCAGGGATTTGAGATGGCAGGTTTTCAGCAATATCTTACGATTGGAGTAGGAATTTTGTTGATTATCATGGCATTATTTTCATTTGGCGGAAAAGATTTTGCTTCAAAAATTCCTTTTATTTCTAAATTCCTTTTTAAAGTTAAATCAAACCTCGGGAAACTGCTTCAGAGAGCAGATTATCGCTCAAGATTCACCACAGGTATTCTGAACGGATTTTTACCTTGTGGAATGGTCTATATGGCTCTTACAGCAAGTCTTGCAAGTGGCGGAATTTGGCAGGGCGCTTCTTTTATGGCATTATTTGGATTGGGAACACTTCCATTTATGTTTACCGTTGTTTTGGTAGGAAATCTGATGAATCAGGCATTTAGAATTAAAGTGCTAAAATTCGTTCCAGCTGTAATGATCATCCTTGGTGGATTGTTTATACTAAGAGGTCTTGAACTTGGGATCCCCTACATTTCTCCACCATCGGAAGCAATGAAGGTTTCTCCTGAACATGATGTGAATTGTCACAACACAGAACCGAATCATAAGCATAATCCGGCAACCTGTCATTAA
- a CDS encoding alpha/beta hydrolase fold domain-containing protein, which translates to MKLKISFLFIILSQFFISQQGKIINNQSTAFKLLDKEDPIEFIVYDTQLNHKKPVFLWCQGSLPYPIYVNSKEEGLWIIGGGITNFDVENIVKNYNLVIISMPKTPLIADEKDINESYWYYGNSKNENQPTLDFQKADYLENYVNRAQKVLKFLNKQKWVDRSKLIVAGSSQGSKVATKVAATNKNVSKLGLFSANPFGRIDQNIREYRKEAEQKQISWEEADKGIEEEYQMFRDAHNPKKLAQRPELLAWKSFSVPLLDDWLQFKKPIYLAYGTHDIASDLNDLVPIYFIRENNNNLTFKRYLNLEHNFFEVENGKVNHQKPHWEEVMNDFVEWTLK; encoded by the coding sequence ATGAAGCTTAAAATTAGTTTTCTGTTTATCATTCTGTCTCAATTTTTTATCTCTCAACAGGGAAAAATAATTAATAATCAATCAACAGCTTTCAAACTTTTAGATAAGGAAGATCCTATAGAATTTATTGTTTATGACACTCAATTAAATCATAAAAAACCAGTCTTCCTATGGTGTCAAGGTTCACTTCCCTACCCGATTTATGTCAATTCAAAAGAAGAAGGACTTTGGATTATTGGTGGTGGAATTACCAATTTTGATGTAGAAAATATTGTGAAAAATTACAATTTAGTAATCATTTCAATGCCTAAAACACCTTTAATAGCTGATGAAAAAGATATTAACGAATCTTATTGGTATTACGGAAATTCTAAAAATGAAAATCAACCTACTTTAGACTTTCAAAAAGCAGATTATTTAGAAAACTATGTAAACCGTGCGCAGAAAGTTCTTAAATTTTTAAATAAACAAAAATGGGTAGACCGTTCAAAATTAATTGTTGCAGGTTCTTCTCAAGGTTCAAAAGTTGCTACCAAAGTGGCAGCTACGAATAAAAATGTATCCAAGTTAGGTTTATTTTCAGCAAATCCGTTTGGCAGAATTGATCAGAATATCAGAGAATACCGAAAAGAAGCTGAGCAAAAACAAATTTCATGGGAAGAAGCCGATAAAGGGATTGAAGAAGAATATCAAATGTTCAGAGATGCACACAATCCCAAAAAGTTAGCACAAAGACCGGAACTTCTTGCGTGGAAATCCTTCTCAGTCCCATTATTGGATGATTGGTTGCAATTCAAAAAACCAATTTATTTAGCGTATGGAACTCATGATATTGCAAGTGATTTGAATGACCTAGTTCCAATTTATTTCATCAGAGAAAACAATAATAATCTGACATTCAAAAGATATTTAAATCTTGAACATAATTTCTTTGAAGTAGAAAATGGAAAAGTCAATCATCAAAAACCACATTGGGAAGAAGTGATGAATGATTTTGTGGAATGGACGTTGAAATAA